The following proteins are encoded in a genomic region of Vicugna pacos chromosome 16, VicPac4, whole genome shotgun sequence:
- the PIRT gene encoding phosphoinositide-interacting protein, whose amino-acid sequence MEVLPKALEVDEKSPESKDLLPSQTASSLCISSRSESVWTTGPRSNWEIYRKPIVIMSVGGAILLFGVVITCLAYTLKLGEKSLNVLKMIGPAFLSLGLMMMVCGLVWVPIIKKKQKQRQKSVFFQNLKSFFLNR is encoded by the coding sequence ATGGAGGTGCTCCCCAAGGCCCTGGAGGTCGATGAGAAGTCTCCAGAATCCAAGGACCTGCTGCCCAGCCAGACTGCCAGCTCCCTGTGCATCAGCTCCAGGAGTGAGTCTGTCTGGACCACTGGCCCCCGGAGTAACTGGGAAATCTACCGCAAGCCCATCGTCATCATGTCCGTGGGTGGCGCCATCCTCCTCTTCGGTGTGGTCATCACCTGCCTGGCCTACACCCTGAAACTGGGTGAAAAGAGCCTTAACGTCCTGAAGATGATCGGGCCTGCCTTCCTGTCTCTGGGCCTCATGATGATGGTGTGCGGGCTGGTGTGGGTgcccatcatcaaaaagaaacagaagcagagacAGAAGTCAGTTTTCTTCCAGAACCTCAAGTCCTTCTTCCTGAACCGCTGA